In Aquila chrysaetos chrysaetos chromosome 2, bAquChr1.4, whole genome shotgun sequence, the following are encoded in one genomic region:
- the ERG28 gene encoding ergosterol biosynthetic protein 28 homolog, whose translation MSRFLNVLRSWLVMVSVIAAGNTLQSFRDHSFLSEKLYTASPGLVNGLQARTFGVWTLLSSVIRCLCAIDIRNRTLYYITLFTFFLALVHFLSEVFIYHTAALTIGVMAPLMVASFSILGMLIGLQYLEVEALSQNKKKN comes from the exons ATGAGCCGGTTCCTGAACGTGCTGCGCAGCTGGCTGGTGATGGTGTCGGTCATCGCCGCCGGGAACACCCTGCAGAGCTTCCGCGACCACAGCTTCCTCTCGGAGAAGCTGTACACCGCCAGCCCCGGCCTCG TGAACGGGCTCCAGGCTCGGACCTTTGGCGTCTGGACCCTGCTGTCATCAGTGATCCGTTGTCTCTGCGCCATCGACATCCGCAATAGGAC CCTCTATTACATCACGCTCTTCACCTTCTTTTTGGCCCTTGTTCACTTCCTCTCCGAGGTCTTCATTTACCACACTGCAGCCTTGACAATTGGAGTTATGGCACCCCTCATGGTAGCAA GTTTCTCCATCTTGGGAATGTTGATTGGGCTGCAGTACCTAGAGGTAGAAGCACTGTCgcaaaacaagaagaaaaactga